One stretch of Odocoileus virginianus isolate 20LAN1187 ecotype Illinois chromosome 26, Ovbor_1.2, whole genome shotgun sequence DNA includes these proteins:
- the DUSP7 gene encoding dual specificity protein phosphatase 7: MKNQLRGPPARAHMSASGASAAGDTGAGSEPGAGSGSGAGTGAGAAAGAGAMPCKSAEWLQEELEARGGASLLLLDCRPHELFESSHIETAINLAIPGLMLRRLRKGNLPIRSIIPNHADKERFATRCKAATVLLYDEATAEWQPEPGAPASVLGLLLQKLRDDGCQAYYLQGGFNKFQTEYSEHCETNVDSSSSPSGSPPASVLGLGGLRISSDCSDGESDRELPSSATESDGSPVPSSQPAFPVQILPYLYLGCAKDSTNLDVLGKYGIKYILNVTPNLPNAFEHGGEFTYKQIPISDHWSQNLSQFFPEAISFIDEARSKKCGVLVHCLAGISRSVTVTVAYLMQKMNLSLNDAYDFVKRKKSNISPNFNFMGQLLDFERTLGLSSPCDNHAPSEQLYFSTPANHNLFPLNTLEST; encoded by the exons ATGAAAAACCAGCTCCGCGGCCCCCCAGCGCGGGCGCACATGTCGGCCTCGGGGGCGTCGGCGGCTGGGGACACCGGGGCGGGGTCGGAGCCCGGTGCGGGGTCTGGATCTGGCGCCGGCACCGGGGCAGGCGCGGCGGCGGGCGCAGGGGCCATGCCCTGCAAGAGCGCCGAGTGGctgcaggaggagctggaggCGCGCGGCGGCGCGTCCCTGCTGCTGCTCGACTGCCGGCCGCACGAGCTCTTCGAGTCGTCACACATTGAGACGGCCATCAACCTGGCCATCCCGGGCCTCATGCTGCGCCGCCTCCGCAAAGGCAACCTGCCCATCCGCTCCATCATCCCCAACCACGCCGACAAGGAGCGTTTCGCTACGCGCTGCAAGGCGGCCACCGTGCTGCTCTACGACGAGGCCACGGCCGAATGGCAGCCAGAGCCCGGCGCTCCCGCCTCGGTGCTTGGCCTTCTCCTGCAAAAGCTGCGCGACGACGGCTGCCAGGCCTACTACCTCCAAG GTGGTTTCAACAAGTTCCAGACAGAGTACTCGGAGCACTGCGAGACCAACGTGGACAGCTCGTCCTCGCCGAGCGGCTCGCCCCCCGCCTCTGTGCTGGGCCTGGGGGGTCTGCGCATCAGCTCTGACTGCTCGGATGGGGAGTCCGACCGGGAGCTGCCCAGCAGTGCCACTGAGTCAGACGGCAGCCCCGTGCCGTCCAGCCAGCCGGCCTTCCCTGTTCAGATCTTGCCCTACCTCTACCTCGGCTGCGCCAAGGACTCCACCAACCTGGATGTGCTCGGCAAGTACGGCATCAAGTATATCCTCAACGTCACACCCAACCTGCCCAACGCCTTTGAGCACGGGGGCGAGTTCACCTACAAACAGATCCCCATCTCTGACCACTGGAGCCAGAACCTCTCCCAGTTCTTCCCCGAGGCCATCAGCTTCATTG ACGAGGCCCGCTCCAAGAAGTGTGGGGTCCTGGTGCATTGCCTGGCAGGCATCAGCCGCTCGGTGACCGTCACAGTGGCCTACCTGATGCAGAAGATGAACCTGTCGCTCAACGATGCCTACGACTTTGTTAAGAGGAAAAAGTCCAACATCTCACCCAACTTCAACTTTATGGGGCAGCTGCTGGACTTCGAGCGGACGCTGGGGCTGAGTAGCCCGTGTGACAACCACGCCCCCAGCGAGCAGCTCTACTTCTCCACACCTGCCAACCACAACCTGTTCCCACTCAACACGCTCGAGTCCACGTGA